Below is a genomic region from Corvus hawaiiensis isolate bCorHaw1 chromosome 24, bCorHaw1.pri.cur, whole genome shotgun sequence.
GGAAGGAGATGAAATAGCTCTGACAGTTTCTCCTGTCCGAGATGATGGTGTGGGGTTTGCAAGAGGTGGGGAAAAGGATGGTGgaaggatgggaaaaaaacaacagggAGAGCAGGTGATAAGTGGGATTTGtcccagagggaaaaggaattgCACTGGTCATGCCTCAGATCCATCTCCTGGGGTGCAAAACACCTCATTGCAGAAAGACAGTGCACAAAATCccctaaaaccaaaataaaaacccccTCCCACCAGGACTGTGGGATTTCTGCTACAGGGAAAATCCCGAACCCACATTTTCCAACAGACCAGGAGCAATAAATCTAATCCCTGTTCCACCACTGCTTTCTGAATGAGATTGCACACCAGGGATGCTGGCACGCTGTGTAATGATCACGGGGATCCATCAGGAGATGAGACATCCATGCAGCAGGTGTGGGATAGCAGAGCAGATGACACACTGCACGAGAAGCTGGGATTTTAATGGAGgcagaaacatcagaaaaaaagaaaaaacaagagtCGAGCGAAACAGGGAAGTGggaacaaaatgtttttgtcaGAAAACCTGCTGGCATTGGAGAGAATGGCAAAATGAGCGGTTGCTGGCTGCTCCCATCCAAAGTGCCTCtggaaatttgcatttttaggAAAGCAGAAGTGCCTTGTTACAGCAGGGAGCGGAGCTGTCAGGAAATGTTGGCTCTCATCGCTCTGTGCCCCCTTTGCAGCACCAGAAGTGACAGTAAAAGCTACAAGGTCACAGTGGCTCGTCCCCAGGGTTGTTTGTAGACCAGATAATGAGCGTTTGTTGCAGGAGGAACCCCATTCCCTCTCTAAGAGCtcagttttccagcagaaacCCCAGCGGGCTTTGAGCCGCGGTGCCCTGGACCTCTCATGTGGCTGTGCCACCGTGACTGGTCAGCATCCCCTAATCCCCCACCTGCTGCCTCGGGGCCATCCATGACTGCCCACCCTGCTGGGCCATCACAGTTAATTAGTCAGGCAGACCAGGGAACCCATCCAGCTGAAAATAtcccttcttgtttctttttgccAGCTTATTTTTCAGTCGGAGCTGTCGCAGGTGTGGGGATTTGTGAGACCCCCAGATCTGAGGTGGTGGGTGGGGAGGAACTGTTTAAAATGGGCTAAGAAAAGCAGGGAGCTGGACCCACCTTCATTCCTGGACAGCTGGGTGTCACCGAGCCAAGCATTTCATGTCATTTTGCCCTTTTTCCTCTCCGGTAAACGGGGAAACCTCTGTATGTGGGGAATTCCACTCTGACGCCATGGACGGGGAAGAGAAATGTCAAGCAGATGAGCATCAAATAAAAAACACCAGACCGATGGGGAGGGCAGAGAGATAAGAAAGATGGTATTTATTTGAACAGCCACAGGAAATCAGAGATTGAAAAatgtctagaaaaaaaaaaaaagcagcagcacatttggtttaaaaaaaaaaaatcagagcatgCAGATGTTGGATACGTTTTCCAGCCAATCCCACCTGACCGTGCCCAGTCCCTCAGGGCCTCAACCATCATTTTTTGGCCTTGTCTCGAGGGTAACCCCCATTGGTCTTATTGAGTGACTCCATGCTGCCATTGCCCGTGGCCACGCTGGCCAGCAGCCGCTccacctccccgggcagcaTCTGCTTCTCCTCGTTTTCCGTCTCCCGGTGGTAGAAATAGTTGAAATTCGAGACGATGACGGGCACGGGCAGAGCGATGGTCAGCACCCCCGCGATGGCGCACAGAGTCCCCACAATCTTCCCGCCCAAGGTGGTGGGACACATGTCTCCGTAGCCCACAGTGGTCATGGTCACCACGGCCCACCAGAAGCCATCGGGAATGCTGGAGAAATGCGACTGCGGCTCATCGACTTCCGCGAAGTAAACGGCGCTGGAGAAGAGGATGACgccgatgaagaggaagaagatgagCAAGCCCAGCTCCCGCATGCTGGCCTTGAGGGTCTGCCCCAGGATCTGCAGCCCCTTGGAGTGCCGGGAGAGCTTGAAGATGCGGAAGACCCTGACGAGGCGGATGATCCGCAGGATGGCCAAGGACATGTTCTGCTGCCCGTTGAGTTCGCTCTGCTGGATCAGCTCGGTGGTGAGCGTCACGAAGTAGGGGATGATGGACACAATGTCAATGATGTTCATGATGTTCCTGAAGAACTCGGTCTTGCTGGGGCACACGATGAACCGGACAAAGAGCTCAAAGGAGAACCAGACGATGCAGGCGGTCTCTATGACGAAGAAAGGGTCCGTGAAGGTGCTGTGGGCCAGCAAGGTGTCTGTCACATTCTTAGAAAGCTCCTCGGCGGACTTAAACTCCCTCTCCTCCCGGAACTCCGGCAGGGTCTCCATGCAGAAGATGATGATGGAGATGACAATGACCAGGACAGAGACCAAAGCTACACCTCTGGCTGCACTGGAGCTCTCGGGGTACTCGAAGAGCAGCCAGAACTGCCTGTGAAAGTCATTGGTTGGTAAGAGGGTCTCAGGATCCTTGATGAACCCTTCATCCTCCCGGAACTGGTCCATGGCTTCA
It encodes:
- the KCNA10 gene encoding potassium voltage-gated channel subfamily A member 10, translating into MMDVASWKEMEVALVSFDNADQIVEDPCYSNDLSPAAQSRKGHPSCANLLSNLRILINSENANNETIFSRFSTEFSDHLVGERVGMDEGDQRVIINIAGLRFETRLKTLDQFPETLLGDPEKRMRYFDSMRNEYFFDRNRPSFDGILYYYQSGGKIRRPANVPIDVFADEITFYELGDEAMDQFREDEGFIKDPETLLPTNDFHRQFWLLFEYPESSSAARGVALVSVLVIVISIIIFCMETLPEFREEREFKSAEELSKNVTDTLLAHSTFTDPFFVIETACIVWFSFELFVRFIVCPSKTEFFRNIMNIIDIVSIIPYFVTLTTELIQQSELNGQQNMSLAILRIIRLVRVFRIFKLSRHSKGLQILGQTLKASMRELGLLIFFLFIGVILFSSAVYFAEVDEPQSHFSSIPDGFWWAVVTMTTVGYGDMCPTTLGGKIVGTLCAIAGVLTIALPVPVIVSNFNYFYHRETENEEKQMLPGEVERLLASVATGNGSMESLNKTNGGYPRDKAKK